One genomic region from Bactrocera tryoni isolate S06 chromosome 3, CSIRO_BtryS06_freeze2, whole genome shotgun sequence encodes:
- the LOC120772997 gene encoding alpha-amylase 4N-like yields MILTKISCCVLLFLLGSNYQADAQFNPNYASGRTTMVHLFEWKWDDIAAECENFLGPKGYAGVQVSPVNENVVANNRPWWERYQPMSYLLTTRSGNEQQFANMVRRCNNVGVRIYVDVVFNHMAADGSNIRGTAGSTANPGSKTFPAVPYSSTDFHATCAINNYNDANQVRNCELVGLKDLDQSNSWVQERILDFLNKLISLGVAGFRVDAAKHMSPSDLKNIYNRLNNLNTEHGFAGGSRPFIFQEVIDLGGEAISKYEYTDLGVVTEFLHSASIGRVFRGGDQLRWLTNWGTAWGFLPSTSAFVFVDNHDNQRGHGAGGSDILTYKNAKQYKMANAFMLAYPFGISRIMSSFAFDDTDQGPPTTDGNNIASPIFNADNSCSGGWVCEHRWRQIYNMVGFRNIVSNTNVQNWWDNGSNQIAFCRGNRGFVAFNNDNYDLNTTLQTCLPAGTYCDIISGEKSGSTCTGKSVVVGSDGRANISIRQNEDDGVLALHVEF; encoded by the exons ATGATCCTGACGAAAATCAGTTGCTGTGTGCTTCTGTTCCTACTCGGCTCGAACTACCAAGCTGACGCCCAATTCAATCCCAATTATGCATCGGGACGTACAACAATGGTGCATCTCTTCGAGTGGAAATGGGACGATATAGCTGCAGAGTGTGAGAATTTCCTTGGTCCCAAAGGTTATGCTGGTGTGCAA GTCTCGCCGGTAAATGAAAATGTAGTTGCGAATAATCGTCCATGGTGGGAACGTTACCAACCCATGTCTTACCTCTTGACCACTCGTTCAGGCAATGAGCAACAGTTTGCCAATATGGTGAGACGTTGTAACAACGTCGGAGTGCGCATCTATGTCGATGTGGTGTTCAACCATATGGCCGCCGATGGATCCAACATTCGCGGAACTGCTGGCTCAACAGCTAACCCTGGAAGCAAGACTTTCCCCGCAGTACCCTATTCCAGCACAGATTTCCATGCTACTTGTGCCATCAACAACTACAATGATGCCAATCAAGTACGCAACTGTGAGTTGGTTGGCCTAAAAGATCTGGATCAAAGTAACTCATGGGTGCAAGAACGCATTCTTGACTTCCTCAACAAACTAATTAGCTTGGGCGTTGCTGGTTTCCGAGTCGATGCTGCTAAACATATGTCACCGTCCGATCTAAAg AATATCTACAACCGTTTGAATAACTTGAATACTGAACATGGTTTTGCTGGTGGTTCTCGTCCATTTATTTTCCAAGAGGTCATTGATTTGGGTGGCGAAGCAATCTCCAAATACGAATATACTGACTTAGGTGTGGTCACCGAATTCCTTCATTCGGCCTCTATTGGCAGGGTATTCAGAGGTGGAGACCAACTTCGTTGGTTAACCAATTGGGGTACTGCATGGGGCTTTCTTCCCTCGACtagtgcttttgtttttgtggacAATCACGATAATCAGCGTGGTCATGGTGCTGGTGGTAGTGATATTCTCACCTacaaaaatgcgaaacaatACAAAATGGCTAATGCCTTCATGTTGGCTTATCCATTTGGTATTTCTCGTATCATGTCTTCGTTTGCATTCGACGACACCGATCAAGGTCCACCAACAACCGACGGTAATAACATTGCCAGTCCTATATTCAATGCTGATAATTCCTGTAGCGGTGGTTGGGTATGTGAACATCGTTGGCGTCAAATTTACAACATGGTTGGCTTCAGAAACATCGTATCCAACACTAATGTACAGAACTGGTGGGACAATGGCAGTAACCAGATCGCCTTCTGTCGTGGCAATAGGGGCTTCGTAGCATTCAACAATGATAATTATGATTTAAACACCACGTTGCAGACCTGTCTGCCGGCGGGCACTTACTGCGACATCATCTCCGGCGAAAAGTCGGGTTCAACATGTACAGGAAAATCGGTTGTGGTGGGCTCCGATGGTCGTGCCAATATTTCAATTCGTCAAAATGAAGATGATGGTGTGTTGGCCTTACACGTTGAATTCTAA
- the LOC120772996 gene encoding alpha-amylase 4N-like, which produces MIVTKISCCVFLFLLGSSYQANAQFNPNYASGRTTMVHLFEWKWNDIATECENFLGPKGYAGVQVSPVNENIVVPNRPWWERYQPISYLLTTRSGNEQQFANMVRRCNNVGVRIYVDAVFNHMAADRANARGTAGSTANPGSKSYPAVPYSNADFHATCAINNYNDGNQVRNCELVGLKDLDQSKSWVQDRILDFLNKLISLGVAGFRVDAAKHMWPADLKNIYNRLNNLNTQPGFAVGSRPFIYQEVIDLGGEAVSKHEYTGLGVVTEFLHSASIGKVFRGGDQLRWLTNWGTAWGFLPSTSAFVFVDNHDNQRGHGAGGSDILTYKNAKQYKMASAFMLSHPFGIPRVMSSFAFDNTDQGPPTTDGNNIASPTFNADNSCSGGWICEHRWRQIYNMVGFRNIVSGTNVQNWWDNGSNQIAFCRGNRGFVAFNNQNNDLNTSLQTCLPAGTYCDIISGEKSGSRCTGKSVVVGSDGRANISIRQNENDGALAIHVASKL; this is translated from the exons ATGATCGTGACCAAAATCAGTTGCTGTGTGTTTCTATTCCTTCTCGGCTCGAGCTACCAAGCTAACGCCCAATTCAATCCCAATTATGCATCGGGACGTACAACAATGGTGCATCTCTTCGAGTGGAAGTGGAACGATATAGCTACAGAGTGTGAGAATTTTCTTGGCCCCAAGGGTTATGCTGGTGTGCAA GTCTCGCCGGTAAATGAGAATATCGTTGTGCCGAATCGTCCATGGTGGGAACGTTACCAACCCATTTCCTACCTCTTGACCACACGTTCAGGCAATGAGCAACAGTTTGCCAATATGGTGAGACGTTGTAACAACGTCGGAGTGCGCATCTATGTGGATGCGGTGTTCAACCATATGGCCGCCGATCGCGCAAATGCGCGCGGCACTGCTGGCTCAACAGCTAACCCTGGaagcaagagttatcctgcggtTCCCTACTCCAACGCAGATTTTCATGCTACCTGTGCCATCAACAACTACAATGATGGCAATCAAGTACGCAACTGTGAGTTGGTTGGCCTAAAAGATCTGGATCAAAGTAAGTCGTGGGTGCAAGATCGTATTCTTGACTTCCTCAACAAACTAATTAGTTTGGGCGTTGCTGGTTTCCGAGTTGATGCCGCCAAACATATGTGGCCAGCCGATTTAAAG AATATCTACAACCGTTTGAATAACTTAAATACTCAACCCGGTTTTGCTGTTGGCTCTCGTCCATTTATTTACCAAGAGGTCATTGATTTGGGTGGCGAAGCAGTCTCTAAACACGAATACACTGGTTTGGGCGTGGTCACCGAATTCCTTCATTCCGCCTCTATTGGCAAGGTATTCAGAGGTGGAGACCAACTTCGTTGGTTAACCAATTGGGGTACTGCATGGGGCTTTCTTCCCTCGACtagtgcttttgtttttgtggacAATCACGATAATCAGCGTGGACATGGTGCTGGTGGTAGTGATATTCTCACCTacaaaaatgcgaaacaatACAAAATGGCCAGCGCTTTCATGTTGTCTCATCCATTTGGCATTCCACGTGTCATGTCTTCGTTTGCATTCGACAACACCGATCAAGGTCCACCAACAACCGACGGTAATAATATTGCCAGTCCCACATTCAATGCTGATAATTCCTGCAGTGGTGGTTGGATATGTGAACATCGTTGGCGTCAAATTTACAATATGGTTGGCTTCAGAAACATCGTATCCGGCACTAATGTACAGAACTGGTGGGACAATGGCAGTAATCAGATCGCCTTCTGTCGTGGCAATAGGGGCTTCGTAGCATTCAACAATCAAAATAACGATTTAAACACCTCGTTACAGACCTGTCTGCCGGCGGGCACCTACTGTGACATCATCTCCGGCGAAAAGTCGGGTTCAAGATGTACAGGAAAATCGGTTGTGGTGGGCTCCGATGGTCGTGCCAATATTTCAATTCGTCAAAATGAGAACGATGGAGCTTTGGCTATACATGTGGCATCCAAATTGTGA
- the LOC120770830 gene encoding alpha-amylase A-like, whose translation MYRSKAHIYLAVILGILCQNTNAQFDPNYVDGKTTMVHLFEWKWDDIAVECENFLGPKGYGGVQVSPVNENVVVSNRPWWERYQPISYLLTTRSGNEQQFADMVRRCNNAGVRIFVDVVFNHMSGDNVDERGTGGSTADPSNKSFPAVPYSSTDFHDTCTINDYNNKYEVRNCELSGLKDLDQSKSWVQDRVVDFLNKLVGLGVAGFRVDAAKHMWPTDLEVIYNRVSNLSVDHGFPTGTRPFIFQEVIDLGGEAVSKNEYTHMGVVTEFAHSNSIGRVFRGKDQLRWLVNWGPEWNFLNSDRALIFVDNHDNQRGHGAGGADILNYKTSKQYKMASAFMLAHPYGITRVMSSFAFDNTDQGPPTTDGNSIASPIFNADNSCSGGWVCEHRWRQIYNMVGFRNIVAGTNLQNWWDNASNQIAFCRGNKGFVAINGDAADLNTSLQTCLPAGTYCDIISGDKAGSSCSGKRVIVGSDGRANISIGQNEEDGMLAIHIESKL comes from the exons ATGTATCGCAGCAAAGCGCATATCTATCTGGCAGTAATTTTGGGAATATTGTGCCAAAATACCAATGCCCAATTCGATCCGAACTATGTGGACGGAAAGACTACTATGGTACATCTTTTCGAATGGAAGTGGGATGATATCGCTGTAGAATGTGAAAACTTCCTGGGTCCCAAAGGTTATGGAGGTGTTCAG GTTTCGCCAGTAAACGAGAATGTCGTTGTGTCCAATCGTCCGTGGTGGGAACGTTACCAACCCATCTCATACCTGCTGACCACACGTTCGGGCAACGAACAACAATTCGCGGATATGGTGAGACGCTGTAACAATGCCGGTGTTCGAATCTTTGTAGATGTCGTATTCAATCACATGTCCGGCGATAATGTTGATGAGCGCGGCACAGGTGGCTCTACGGCCGATCCGAGTAACAAAAGTTTTCCAGCTGTGCCGTATTCGAGCACAGATTTCCACGACACTTGCACTATTAACGACTACAATAATAAGTATGAGGTGCGTAACTGTGAACTCTCCGGTTTGAAGGACTTGGATCAAAGCAAATCATGGGTACAAGATCGTGTAGTCGACTTTCTCAACAAACTTGTTGGCCTGGGTGTGGCTGGTTTCCGTGTCGACGCTGCCAAGCATATGTGGCCGACCGATCTCGAG GTAATCTACAATCGTGTTAGCAATTTAAGCGTTGATCACGGTTTTCCCACCGGTACGCGCCCTTTCATATTCCAAGAAGTTATAGATTTGGGTGGTGAGGCTGTATCCAAAAATGAATACACACACATGGGTGTGGTCACTGAATTCGCACACTCTAACTCGATTGGCAGAGTATTCCGTGGCAAGGATCAATTGCGTTGGCTAGTGAACTGGGGTCCAGAGTGGAATTTCCTTAACTCAGACCGTGCACTGATTTTCGTAGACAATCACGACAATCAACGTGGACATGGCGCTGGTGGTGCAGATATCCTCAACTATAAGACATCGAAGCAATATAAAATGGCCAGCGCTTTCATGTTGGCTCATCCATACGGTATTACGCGTGTCATGTCGTCGTTTGCATTCGACAACACCGATCAAGGTCCACCAACAACGGACGGTAATAGCATTGCCAGTCCTATATTCAATGCTGATAATTCCTGTAGCGGTGGTTGGGTATGTGAACATCGTTGGCGTCAAATTTACAACATGGTTGGCTTCAGGAACATCGTGGCTGGCACAAATTTGCAAAACTGGTGGGATAATGCCAGCAACCAGATCGCCTTCTGTCGCGGCAACAAAGGTTTCGTGGCAATTAATGGCGATGCTGCTGATCTTAACACTTCGCTACAGACCTGTCTGCCGGCGGGCACTTACTGTGACATCATCTCCGGCGACAAAGCAGGCTCTAGTTGCTCTGGCAAGCGTGTGATCGTCGGCTCAGATGGACGCGCTAATATTTCTATTGGTCAAAATGAAGAAGACGGCATGCTAGCCATACATATTGAGTCCAAATTATGA
- the LOC120772998 gene encoding fructose-bisphosphate aldolase-like, with amino-acid sequence MSTYFNHPSRSLIDELRHIAAELMKLGRGLVVTDESPSQLERLMEMFGINSSKEMRIQYRSLLFSVKESLDEYVSGVAVHPEVLDQTTPNGCALHCQLRRKNVLVGVTVDKGLVPLLTTYGEYTTQGLDGLAARCAEYKDCGCDFTMWRAQFNIGEYSPSYQAIMDNANNLAKFAAISQSKRMLPILEVDVVPSDDNDMERAEKVAETILIFIFKSLCDHHVNLEGTILKFPALNAGTKCVKRYSPGQISKTTLRLLRHVVPASVGGIILHVDGKTEDKSLCLLNATVIDPTPKPWPIIFSFDGILQSSIMMAWAGQCKNMQKGQQEFLKMLDAFSKAAQGAYVPGSMKSLADQCYCKRAFKALKTKPDPLPDDCVRFDEICRPPIVMPIAPTPVATAESAVVVAITAIKTEDTVLAATELVEVDPTVKVEEAKSTTEPAPQDAPTEQTENPPPDSQ; translated from the exons ATGTCCACATATTTTAATCATCCCTCGCGCAGCTTAATTGATGAACTACGTCATATCGCAGCGGAACTTATGAAACTCGGGCGTGGCTTAGTCGTCACGGACGAATCGCCATCACAATTAGAGCGATTAATGGAAATGTTTGGTATAAATTCTTCGAAAGAGATGCGCATCCAGTACCGAAGCCTATTATTCTCAGTTAAGGAATCACTTGACGAATACGTCTCTGGTGTTGCCGTGCACCCGGAGGTATTGGATCAAACCACACCTAACGGTTGCGCGCTACACTGTCAGCTGCGACGCAAGAATGTATTGGTTGGAGTCACCGTCGATAAGGGGCTTGTGCCATTGTTAACTACCTACGGAGAGTACACCACGCAAGGTCTGGACGGTTTGGCTGCACGATGTGCCGAATATAAGGATTGCGGTTGCGATTTCACCATGTGGCGCGCACAGTTCAACATAGGCGAGTATTCACCTTCATACCAGGCTATAATGGATAATGCCAATAACCTGGCAAAGTTTGCGGCCATCTCACAATCGAAACGTATGCTGCCGATCTTGGAGGTAGATGTAGTGCCATCGGATGACAATGATATGGAACGTGCTGAAAAAGTCGCCGagacaattttaatattcatttttaaatcACTTTGTGATCATCATGTCAACCTAGAAGGCACTATACTAAAATTCCCAGCCTTAAACGCGGGTACGAAGTGCGTGAAACGTTATTCGCCGGGTCAGATCTCAAAAACAACATTACGCTTACTGAGACATGTCGTGCCTGCTTCAGTCGGTG GTATCATTTTGCATGTGGATGGCAAGACGGAAGATAAGAGTCTTTGCCTGCTGAATGCCACAGTTATCGATCCAACGCCCAAACCGTGGCCCATAATATTCAGCTTCGATGGCATATTGCAGTCTTCGATTATGATGGCTTGGGCGGGTCAgtgcaaaaatatgcaaaagggTCAACAAGAGTTTCTCAAAATGCTGGATGCCTTTTCCAAAGCTGCTCAGGGCGCCTATGTACCCGGTTCGATGAAATCACTAGCCGATCAGTGTTACTGTAAAAGGGCTTTTAAAGCACTGAAAACGAAACCTGATCCGCTACCCGATGATTGTGTTAGATTTGATGAAATATGTCGACCGCCGATTGTTATGCCCATTGCGCCCACACCAGTTGCAACTGCGGAGTCGGCTGTAGTTGTCGCGATCACCGCAATTAAAACAGAGGATACGGTATTAGCTGCAACTGAGTTAGTCGAGGTCGATCCAACAGTTAAAGTAGAGGAAGCGAAATCGACCACGGAACCTGCACCACAGGACGCTCCAACAGAGCAAACCGAGAATCCACCACCAGATAGTCAGTAG
- the LOC120772999 gene encoding leucine-rich repeat protein SHOC-2, translated as MNKTTLHWSYLNFKDVPMDLYLYEDLEEVYLKENFITTIPKWLLNVTTLKFIHLAGNNLSAIPEEMYLLENLEFLDVSNNQIRELPKTIGLMDRLQRLNVSGNELTELPAEIGALKQLEELNISKNHLQRLPIQLSECQRLNVLNLSDNVNIWHIPERISNLPSLQSLSADRCALFYLPVALSKFVNHVRIFHNTSITHVPMIYEKPFQTFYDNRAKVTPPAVTHDSFFWVLEKETNTRLLLPFGTRRIFCVPSLDNQVTLYDDCLKAVQYLSRYMPLWENVALKQMLPEKFIYNHIVNGPTARCTVLNCSNPLYTTYYFMAVKRRGSSSKQIFTCYFCSNHCANLWLLANGKKYYQLDWEVCED; from the exons ATGAATAAGACAACACTCCACTGGAGTTATCTGAACTTCAAGGATGTGCCAATGGATCTCTACCTCTATGAAGACCTCGAAGAA GTGTACCTGAAGGAGAATTTCATCACCACAATTCCCAAATGGCTGCTAAATGTTACGACGCTAAAGTTCATCCACTTGGCTGGCAATAATTTGAGCGCGATTCCTGAGGAGATGTATCTGTTGGAAAATCTGGAGTTTCTCGACGTCTCAAACAATCAAATACGTGAACTTCCGAAGACTATTGGACTGATGGATCGCTTACAACGCCTAAATGTGAGTGGCAACGAGCTGACCGAGCTGCCCGCTG AAATTGGTGCGCTGAAACAACTCGAAGAGCTCAACATATCCAAGAATCATCTTCAACGACTGCCAATACAGCTAAGCGAATGTCAGCGTCTCAACGTGCTAAACCTCAGTGACAATGTCAACATCTGGCATATACCCGAGCGAATCTCCAACCTGCCATCACTACAATCGCTGTCAGCGGATC GTTGTGCACTTTTTTACCTGCCAGTGGCACTTTCTAAGTTCGTAAATCATGTCCGCATATTTCACAACACATCCATTACTCATGTGCCCATGATCTATGAGAAGCCCTTCCAAACTTTCTATGACAATCGCGCGAAAGTAACACCCCC CGCTGTGACACACGACAGTTTCTTCTGGGTGCTGGAAAAGGAGACCAATACTAGACTACTACTGCCCTTCGGCACACGTCGCATCTTTTGTGTGCCCTCGCTAGACAATCAAGTCACACTTTACGACGACTGTTTAAAGGCAGTGCAGTACCTGAGTCGCTACATGCCATTGTGGGAGAATGTGGCGCTCAAGCAAATGCTACCGGAGAAGTTCATCTACAATCATATCGTAAATGGACCGACTGCCCGTTGTACGGTGCTGAATTGTTCCAATCCCTTGTACACCACCTACTATTTCATGGCTGTGAAGCG GCGTGGCAGCTCATCGAAACAAATTTTCACCTGTTACTTTTGTTCGAATCACTGTGCGAATTTGTGGCTGTTGGCGAATGGCAAGAAATACTATCAGCTGGACTGGGAAGTGTGTGAGGATTAA